From Vigna angularis cultivar LongXiaoDou No.4 chromosome 11, ASM1680809v1, whole genome shotgun sequence:
GATGGGATTGGGAAGGGTTCTTGCGTTGAGTTATCGCCACCCCAACATAGCCACGGTCAGTGTCACCTCCGACATGTGGCAGATCCCCATAAGTGGCACACGCACTAGCAGTAAGTGGGAGCTGCTGGTGATAAGGCTATAGTGGTAAATTTGGTATTGGGAAATGCTAGATCGACACGCGGGTGAGACGTTAAAGAAGGTGGGTCCCAGGATTTTGTATTCCAATTGGGTTTTTGACTGGGTGGTGACTGTGACGTGGAGGGTGAGGCTAAGGAAGCATGTGGGTCCTACTGTTGTAACGAATTATTTGGACGGCCATGATTTGATATGGTTGATGGATTACAATTGAAGAGAGGCACCGTCCTCGTGCGCACACCGCATAGTTGAATGATTAAGTGGGCCCCATTTACAACTAGATCTATGAATTGATTTAAATCCGATTAGAAGACCTGATTTTATTTTACCAGATATTAGATTAAcggataaataaattttgaaaaatcaattCGTTGAGATATATGTAATTCACATAATCATTTATGTGACTCTATGACCAACCTACTGAAATTTACCTTTTATTTCTAATGGAAATAGTCAAgtttacatttaaataaaagtagacagttattttatttgtttattcttGTTATTAAATATACAGAAAACAAGTCCacttctttttagttttaattttttttataaaataaaactatccaattaaaaaatataaagtctctcaagttaagaaaaaataatgttgtGGGTGTAAATTAAATTCACAAGTTTTCAACATCGTAATAGATCAACAATAGAAGcacacaaaatcaaaataacagaaataaaaataatgtattctTTAAGTGGaacaaaactaagaaaattaataataaatgaattaatatacttttgatttcataaaataaataaattttaaattcaaattctttAAGACATTTTTTGTCATTGAGTAATAAGTTGtcattaaatacaaattaacaGATTAAGTAATTGTATTAAAACTTTTATAGAGATTAAAATCTTTAGTGAATTTTTTAGAAAGCATAGTAACGTatagcaatatatatatatatatatatataaacaatttgaaattctaatatctgaattttatattataactcggtgaaaatttatatgatagatttcttcaaaaagaaaaaaaatacatattatatggtattttttaattagactttattttatatatatatatatatatatatatatatatatatatatatatatatatgagtatttttaattgagtattttttttcatcaaagtTTGTGTTAGTTAATTTTTCGTTAATTAAGTAAGgtatttgttattttgttaaattattttactcaCATTTTTGTCGTATGTTTTGTGATTAATTTGAAACATCATCacaatttacaaataatttttattaccttaattaaaaaaatgttacataATGTGGGAACTGAGAAATTTAGTGTTATGAGGGGGACACATGTCTCAAAATAAAGAGACCAAGTGTTGCATGAGCATATAAATAGGAAATTTAAACAAAGATGGTCTCATTATTTTCAGACTctatatttctttaaaacaaaatcatctaccttttctctcccttctctctagaaattctcATTTCTTCTTCATCTGATCATCAATCAGACCGTGGCTGAGCCTTCCTAGTGTCAAGAGCTTTCCtttgcaccgatcaagttgtTGTTTTGAGCGGGTAAGTTCAATTCCTTTGtccttttgaaaaattctgCATTTCCTGTCACATGCAAGCCTTGTGCGGtcttgcatgtgttcatcagccTTTCATTCTGattctgtttctgtttctgGTTCGGTGGTCGGTTTCCTTTTAGCGATCCAAAATCTGTAGACTGTATTGGTATCACTTGCGGTTTAGCAAAACTGTGGATAAGTTTTAATTTGTCAAGTTtctttgaggtaagggaagttaattgatttaattgattgatttatgatgtatgaaaattGTTGGTTGATGATATTGCATGAATGTAAAAGTTGAATGTTGTGTGTTCGGAAATGTTTGTGTGGGCTATTGAATGCTATGGTTATGTTGTTTTCAGTTCTACAGAATTCTGGGAGTTTTACCGAGAGAATTGTGAGGcagtaaaatgataaaaattggGTAATTTGTGTTCGAGGTAGTTTGGTCTGTAGAGAGATACTGGACAAGTTGTTTAGAACTGGTTAGAGCCTTTGAATTACTCAAAACTGCACAAAAAGTAGGAAATCTGATTTTTGGTCCTTGAGTTgatgattctgcagaattgacTCTCAAATCTGAGATGAAACTCTCTaaatgatgttagaaaggtttGGGTATTCTTAGTTTAGTGTAGAGATGTGTATGATTCATGTTTGGAGGATTAAAAGTTGGGGaaaatgtttagttttggtaaaatttgatgtgttcataattctgcagaagtttctgcagaattatgcagaaaactgaggGTTTGCTGTGACCGCTCGGTCATGCGCTTATTTGGCCGATCGGCCTTTTTCTGTGCTCTGTTATTGATAGGGTTCGGTCTCTTTGGAGTCCTCCCAGTTCACGATTGTTCGACcttagtagcgctcggtcttggtAGTGCTTGTTCTGTACTAGCGCTCGGTCTCGGTAGTGCttgtcttgtactagcactcggtcttgGTAGTGCTTGGTATTGCACTGGTACTCGGTTTGGTATTGCACTGGTACTCAGTTTGgtattggtgttcggtcttaactacgTTCGGCCTCTAATGGGCCTTACCTGTTAATGAGGTCTCTCTTAGTGGTCGGTCCTAAATAGTGTACGGTCACTCTTTCGGTCTTATCTGTTATGAACCGTTCGGTCCTGTTCTTTGGGAAGTGAGAAACCGTTCTGTCTCCACCAGTCTCAGAGTATTCGGTCTAAGCCGATAGTGTTCGACGTAAGATAAAAACGTTCGGTTTAAACTCTTAGGATTCGGGTCAATGAAGTGGTTAATTtggtaaatagcgttcggtcatgttagtTACTAAGTAGTGTTATTCCATTCGATCTCGTTCATAAACATGATAATACCTCTTTCGGTCTTGTTCATGATTAgtgttttgttttatcattatgtttgattgaattaataGTTAAGTATGATGATATTGAAGAGTGATATGAATTGAGTAATATGGATGTAAAAAACAATttcaaggaggaatatctcatgaatggtattggaatggtaaagtatgaatgtggacaaagcttagctggcgtttatcctgatattccgtgattgctcattctcacgtagagaagagtaactcatgtgtgagaatggcaggaggtcctagaccataaggtgaacttgggcgaaatggactaaccttgggtggcagctgttgagggcatcccagctattacatcacccgagtgcaaaaacgtcgtagctacacagaactcatacagtccggacagtcagagtaaagtggtTGGTCATTGCATGCATTGCTGTATGATTATGGTTGGAAATGTATGATTGGTTGTTGCATGATTGATCTATTGAATATCTCAGAATTGTGtgaattatatgttttactgaattaattaaattacataagcttaccctactttcctgtcttgtcatgttatCCGTTCGgtcgtccttgtcattgcaatgatcaccctgtgggtgtgagcagaagaTATTGAGGGTTCTCTGGAGCATGCACTGGCTGGAGTGGATGGTTTCCGCTAAaagtaagaccgttcggttttgtgtttgttttcgcAATTAGTATAGGACCGTTCGATGTAATACACTgtttgtaggaccgttcggtcgaTACACCTTTtgtatgaccgatcggtctgcttttataaattgtattaGTGTAGGtttctttaaagttttaatttatggttattttaggataattgTAAGATAGCTTTATTTCCTGTAACTGTTTTATCttattgtaaatgtaagaactcttaaatatagtttatcggtaatttttttggatttacataatcatataatcatattccttgttaacttttatattgttatttacAATACTAATGAttgttatttaatgtttttagaaaaagtaaaaagaagattatcattttacattaattataatattattttatttaatctcaAAATGTAtgtaaatacaaataaatacaataacaatttaattaacgaaaaaaagtaaacaatacaaatttaattaaaaatatataaatactaaaaaatgaataaatttaaatttataaattacttaaattttaattattctttttcaaaattgtcGTTAAAACCAATGTGGAATTTGGTGGTATGAAGACAAACAATATGGaaggtatttcaaaatatttattctcaCGTTTAAATTGTCAAACACTGATGCTTCTTCAATACTTAGTTTGTTTCTTCAGTGATATATTTTTCATGCCGACTTAAATAACTAACAagttttattgtttgtttttattgattatgataataatagtacaaatgaaataatgataataataaatattattataataataaatagtaacaataatattaggagtatttattatttaatgaaattttatttaaaacaataaaacaattcGATCGTAatgtattgttttaatttatttatcatagtgattcacatttttatatttttctttactttttgactctattttattttacttttcactttttttttctccaatcCGATCAAAAGCTAAAAGAGACCGAAAACCTTCATATGATTTTACATATGCAATATTTTTGTATGTAAACGGACAATTTAATTGTGTAATTGAGATTACCTATTGTCAGGAAACATCAAAGTAAACTTTCATTTACAgcttatataattaagaaatatttggtttatttttttacttcaaaagtcatttttttttctatgattATAATTTGAAGAACTTAATTAGCAACTCtctctttttatcattttatagatttatatactaattttatggattattataatttttgttcacTTTGTTCACTTTAGATATAacgttattatatttatttttaaatttactacATTAGAAGATTAAatcaacttttaaaataatattttaataaaaaagtacaATATACACCATCCATATtttgatatatgaaattttatgtaGAGTTAATTGGGATTGGAATGCGAATTTATGGAATATTAGGagttatataattatagaatataaaagatcatatgaattctatattttcttaaaaaatgagTTACCTCATTTTAactgagatttttttttttgttgaagcAAACCAAACCGTAATTCACTGTGAAATATTGTTTCATAATACAGAATTGAtgaaaaaatcattcaaaactTGATCAAAAAGTTTTTCCAttccaaatataaatttaaaccttaaataagtgaaaacttaaatgaaaatttactataaaGGACAGCTGAATAAGATTTGGTAATATcaattcattcaattttatcgtcacatatataattttctacattttttcGTTAAGAACAAAATCAATGACCAATATTTTTAtgagtaaaaaaatttattttttaaacattatttattcACGTAGGTAATCCACccaaattatattatagtttattaaaaatagactctaataattttacatgaataaatattaaaatcatgtttaacttgcatattattttacttttcaaaattattaatcaattttaatggaactattataaaaatatataaatagaaagatAACGTTCTTACTATAATGTTGAAATTAGACAAACATTCTCTTCTCTTTAATATTTACCTAAAGTTTTCTTATAGATACAAACTTAAAtgatttagaaaattttaaatatgattaatgtGTGTAGTGATCATTATAAGattgatttaaaagtaaaaataaaaagttgcaGAATTAACTTTCTTCAAtcacatttaaaaaatgtaaaattggtTTGgtgaatttagaaaaaaaaattgtaaatttaatcCACTATTAAAATACTAGAAAACTACAtcagtttattaaaaaatataaataaaatattaaagtattagGATAAATTAGaattggattttaaaaaattgtccTTTGCAGATACACATAGGATATGGTCAAGGAGAGTGGGTGTGAGTGTTGGAGTACCATGGTCGTGTCATGTCGGTGTCTCTTTCCCGTGCAACACGCCACCAAAACATCATCGtccaaaccaaaccaaaaaccCATTTTCCAAACCTATTAACCTACACCTACACCACAACACGCTCATTTCCTATTCCAATTATAAAACTCTACCAACATCACTAGCCCACTCACATTTTCATGTCATGCATGCATCCAAATAAATCACATCATCATGTATCAAGTCAACGCAAGTTGACTGGTCGCCATCTACTCCTGACTCTCGTGACATTTCTTTCCATCATCTACACGTTTCTTCTTAGTAAATTACCTCCCTGCTTCCATCACATAAGGAAGAGATGATTGCAAGATTGAAAGTGACGTGATTCCAAAAACCAGGTTAGATTTTATGTTATGGAAAGCCATGACCACAAGTGAGTATATTATTAAGTACGATGATGTTTTGCCTCAAAATTGTCTTTTCCATTTGAAGTTACTACTTACAAAAACACATctattataagaaattaaaacacAACCTTCCATTCAAAATACATTACTCAGAAAATATGAATGTGGTTGTTCCTGAGATTCTCTGGCTATATATTGCAGCAAATCCAACACGTAAAAGCAAAGTATGCTTAATTCCAATTGAGTTTTAAACCGGTATTTGCCTTGAAGCTTCTTCAAATGTTCAATGTGCACACAGATAGCAACAAGTAAAAGAGATTTGTTCATAATTTAATTAGCTTTGAAGAAACATAAATCTCCACCACGGATTTCACAAATTATTATGCTTGCCATGTTGACCGGAATTTGTTAATTTCATACATCAAATTATcagaataaaaaacataacGTGTAAAACTGGACCGAAGCCTTATGCTATGCTGTTTTCAAGAATGAAGCTAATGGCTCTAACAGTGTAGTTCTATTTAAACATGGTAGCCAGTGAATGTAAATCCTCGGCCAACGATCTCACCTCCCCAAAACCATGCAAAACATTCTAGTCCGAACAAAGCAGCAAAACCGACATTCTCCCTGTTTAGGTCCTTCCAGTTATTCACCATGTTCTTTGCATGATCCAATTCCTTCCAGAATGAATTGTAACGAAGAGGAATGCTGCagaaaatatgttaaatgtTCAATACCAGAAAGAACCAAAGCACATACCATCTGTGACTGTAGTTTCTGTTTGTCAAAATCACGCTGCCAATGGATTAATACGCTTAATATTTAGTAAGGGAAATGAAACTGTAAAATGGAAGATTATTTCACGGTTTTGAAAATCAAGGACTGTTAAATTTAGAAGAaacattttaagaaaatgaacaaACAGAACATAAAAGTAGTTGCTCACAGTGACCAAACAGCGATGTtcacaacaaaataaagcataATTGTAGTGTGAGTACAGAGCAGTTAACAGAACTGAGAAAGTGAAGAAGCAAGAACCTGGCAAGGCGAGTATAAAACAACTGTTTGGCCAATGATTGGCATTTTTCAACGGTGGGTGGATGTTGGATGTAGTGTTTGTTCTGCTCCATCAATAACTTGTAGTAGGAAGCTCCATTTTTTGCCACTACTTGCGAGACTTCGTTCATCTTTGACTGTAACTGGGGAATCTTTGATGCCATGGATTTCCTGTACAATGTATCAGTAACAATGTTGGTTGCAAAGATGGAACATATATTCAAATCTTATGATTAGATTCTCCTAAAACATACATTTATGAACAACATCAAAGAAATTAATCTCAATACCTTCTTCAAGTAATTAGAACGATATATGAAATTTTGTCGAGATTTTAAATTAGATCTTCATAGTCAAGAGAACAGAtttttttgagttaaaaaaaaaatcaaaattaaacaaaatgtCTACAGTTACATGATGTAAACAC
This genomic window contains:
- the LOC108334043 gene encoding uncharacterized protein LOC108334043, with the translated sequence MASKIPQLQSKMNEVSQVVAKNGASYYKLLMEQNKHYIQHPPTVEKCQSLAKQLFYTRLASIPLRYNSFWKELDHAKNMVNNWKDLNRENVGFAALFGLECFAWFWGGEIVGRGFTFTGYHV